A genomic segment from Longimicrobium sp. encodes:
- a CDS encoding urate hydroxylase PuuD, with translation MNPAVREILDLVFRWIHVIAGIMWIGNSLLWNWIDRNLLPTEPGKEGEIWLLHSGAFYRMEKNVVGWDRARPLHWFKWQAYTTWLTGAALLVVVYYASGGALLVDPAVRDLTPAQAVGVAAGSIVGAWLAYDFVLGRAISRMGRMGAVAGLALVLGVGYALTHLLSGRAAFLHVGAMLGTLMAGNVFRVIMPSQRVLVAAAERGERPDPAPSKRAKERSIHNNYMTFPVIALMLSSHFPDLYGHRLNWLFLGILVLAGATVRHILNVRFTFPRWRLALAATFATTLGALFLLLARPAASRTEASAGERVTFAQANAVIQKRCAVCHSASAADHTFGAAPAGVAFDTPEQILARVERIRVRAVETATMPPANKTFATPEERALLGRWIAQGAHRE, from the coding sequence ATGAACCCCGCCGTTCGCGAGATTCTCGACCTCGTTTTCCGCTGGATCCACGTGATCGCGGGGATCATGTGGATCGGCAACTCGCTGCTGTGGAACTGGATCGACCGCAACCTCCTCCCAACTGAGCCGGGCAAGGAGGGGGAGATCTGGCTGCTGCACAGCGGCGCGTTCTACCGCATGGAGAAGAACGTGGTGGGGTGGGACCGCGCGCGGCCGCTGCACTGGTTCAAGTGGCAGGCGTACACCACCTGGCTCACCGGCGCCGCACTCCTCGTCGTGGTTTACTACGCCAGCGGCGGCGCGCTCCTGGTGGACCCCGCGGTGCGCGATCTCACCCCGGCGCAAGCAGTCGGCGTGGCCGCGGGGTCGATCGTGGGGGCTTGGCTGGCGTACGACTTCGTGCTGGGCCGCGCGATCTCGCGGATGGGGCGGATGGGCGCGGTGGCGGGCTTGGCGCTGGTGCTTGGGGTCGGCTACGCGCTCACGCACCTGCTGAGCGGGCGCGCGGCCTTTCTGCACGTGGGCGCGATGCTGGGGACGCTGATGGCGGGGAACGTGTTCCGCGTCATCATGCCTTCGCAGCGCGTGCTGGTGGCCGCCGCGGAGCGCGGGGAGCGGCCGGACCCCGCGCCCTCGAAGCGCGCCAAGGAACGGTCGATCCACAACAACTACATGACCTTTCCGGTCATCGCGCTGATGCTGAGCAGCCACTTCCCGGACCTGTACGGGCACCGGCTGAACTGGCTCTTTCTCGGCATCCTCGTGCTGGCGGGCGCCACGGTGCGCCACATCCTGAACGTCCGCTTCACCTTTCCGCGATGGAGGCTGGCGCTCGCCGCCACCTTTGCGACGACGCTCGGCGCCCTCTTCCTCCTCCTGGCGCGTCCGGCCGCGTCCCGCACCGAGGCGTCCGCGGGTGAGCGCGTCACCTTTGCGCAGGCCAACGCCGTCATCCAGAAGCGATGCGCCGTCTGCCACTCCGCCAGCGCGGCCGATCACACCTTTGGAGCGGCACCGGCGGGTGTGGCCTTCGACACGCCGGAGCAGATCCTGGCCCGCGTGGAGCGCATCCGCGTCCGCGCCGTCGAGACCGCGACGATGCCGCCCGCCAACAAGACCTTTGCGACGCCGGAAGAGCGCGCGCTCCTTGGCCGCTGGATCGCGCAGGGGGCGCACCGCGAGTAA
- the uraH gene encoding hydroxyisourate hydrolase — protein sequence MSAITTHVLDTARGWPASGVAIVLERVGDGAATPLGRGETDADGRLRTLLPAGAPLEKGTYRLVFDTGAYFAAQGVEAFYPEVAIVFQVKNGGEHFHVPLLLSPFGYSTYRGS from the coding sequence ATGAGCGCGATCACGACGCACGTGCTGGACACCGCCCGCGGATGGCCCGCATCGGGCGTGGCGATCGTGCTGGAGCGCGTGGGGGATGGCGCCGCGACACCGCTCGGGCGCGGCGAGACCGATGCGGACGGGCGCCTGCGCACCCTCCTTCCCGCAGGCGCTCCGCTCGAGAAGGGGACGTACCGGCTCGTCTTCGACACAGGCGCCTATTTCGCGGCGCAGGGAGTCGAGGCGTTCTACCCGGAGGTCGCCATCGTTTTCCAGGTAAAGAACGGAGGCGAGCACTTCCACGTCCCGCTCCTGCTGAGCCCCTTCGGCTACTCCACCTACCGCGGAAGCTGA
- the uraD gene encoding 2-oxo-4-hydroxy-4-carboxy-5-ureidoimidazoline decarboxylase, translating to MTALDHLNSLPHDDAMRELLTCCGSREWARRMAAARPFADEAALLERADEVWWALEERDWLEAFRSHPRIGEKKAEAGQTSREQAWSAGEQAGVSSAAAETQRALAEGNREYDERFGFIYIVCATGKTADEMLALLRQRLGNDPAAELRVAAGEQSKITRIRLEKLLAVRGE from the coding sequence ATGACCGCCCTCGACCACCTCAACTCCCTTCCGCACGATGACGCCATGCGCGAGCTACTCACCTGCTGCGGATCGCGGGAGTGGGCGCGGCGGATGGCGGCGGCACGGCCGTTCGCGGACGAGGCGGCGCTGTTGGAGCGGGCAGACGAGGTGTGGTGGGCGCTCGAGGAACGGGACTGGCTCGAAGCATTTCGCAGCCATCCCCGCATTGGCGAGAAGAAGGCGGAGGCGGGGCAGACTTCGCGCGAGCAGGCGTGGTCCGCGGGGGAGCAGGCGGGGGTGAGCAGCGCCGCCGCCGAGACGCAGCGGGCGCTTGCGGAGGGAAATCGCGAATACGACGAGCGCTTCGGCTTCATCTACATCGTCTGCGCGACGGGGAAGACGGCTGACGAGATGCTCGCCCTCCTCCGCCAGCGGCTCGGCAATGACCCGGCGGCCGAGCTGCGCGTCGCGGCGGGGGAGCAGAGCAAGATCACGCGGATTCGGCTGGAGAAGCTGCTGGCCGTCCGCGGCGAGTAA